One Candidatus Kapaibacterium sp. genomic window carries:
- a CDS encoding FAD-binding oxidoreductase, with protein MIIKTETDTIHPYTFDSSNMHGNADIVYIPEDFDELRQAIKSCFEQNIPMTFSGAGTGITGSRVPNDGAVISTELLKSISAFGDGKVTVQAGVSLNELDDFLRPRGYFLAPNPTEMNSFIGGNVATNASGSRTFKYGAIREHILGLKLILPDGEIISLKRGEIFADSYKLSFNSESGKKYELQLPVYKMPATKNATGYFAHENMDAIDLFIGNEGTIAAIAEITLKVLPLPESIIGGIVFFDDADKLLDFVIEIRDLSLINNKSNLESVKTISARLIEYFDNPSLNLLRPKFPQIPEKAIAGIWFEQEYSTPKEDEIMGEWYAMIQKYTGLSDDTWIALNDKEHKEMAEFRHELPLQVYENLTENSQKKVGLDTAVPIEHFPELFRFYSDIFGNLPLQYVIFGHIGNSHLHANIFCQNEEEYALALQIYDKCIDKTLALSGTVSAEHGIGKLKKKYLRKMYGDKTVDDMIEIKKYFDPKLLFGIGTMFDINKI; from the coding sequence ATGATTATCAAAACTGAAACAGATACAATTCATCCCTATACATTCGATTCGTCGAATATGCACGGTAATGCCGATATAGTCTATATTCCTGAGGATTTTGACGAATTGCGCCAAGCTATAAAAAGCTGCTTTGAGCAAAACATTCCAATGACATTTTCAGGTGCCGGAACGGGCATCACAGGTTCAAGAGTCCCAAATGACGGTGCAGTTATTTCTACTGAATTATTGAAAAGCATTTCCGCTTTCGGCGATGGCAAAGTCACAGTTCAAGCGGGCGTCTCTTTGAATGAATTGGACGATTTTCTCCGACCGCGGGGCTACTTTTTGGCGCCAAATCCCACTGAGATGAATTCATTTATTGGGGGAAATGTTGCCACAAACGCATCAGGCTCGCGGACCTTTAAATACGGTGCAATTCGCGAGCATATTTTGGGATTAAAATTGATTTTGCCCGATGGCGAAATAATTTCACTCAAGCGTGGTGAAATTTTTGCCGATTCTTATAAATTATCTTTTAATTCCGAAAGTGGCAAAAAGTACGAATTGCAATTACCTGTTTACAAAATGCCCGCTACTAAAAATGCCACGGGTTATTTTGCTCACGAGAATATGGACGCAATTGATTTGTTCATCGGAAATGAAGGCACAATCGCAGCAATTGCCGAAATTACGCTCAAAGTATTGCCTTTGCCGGAATCAATAATCGGTGGAATTGTCTTTTTCGATGATGCCGATAAATTGCTCGATTTTGTAATTGAAATTCGTGATTTGAGCCTAATTAACAACAAATCCAATCTAGAATCTGTTAAAACTATTTCTGCGAGATTAATAGAATATTTCGATAATCCATCACTTAATTTGCTTCGCCCCAAATTTCCGCAAATTCCCGAAAAAGCAATAGCCGGAATTTGGTTCGAGCAAGAATATTCGACTCCCAAGGAGGACGAAATCATGGGCGAATGGTACGCGATGATTCAAAAATATACGGGATTAAGCGACGACACATGGATTGCACTAAATGACAAAGAACACAAGGAAATGGCAGAATTCCGACATGAATTGCCACTCCAAGTTTACGAAAATTTGACCGAGAACAGCCAAAAGAAAGTTGGGCTCGATACAGCAGTGCCAATTGAGCATTTCCCCGAATTATTCCGCTTTTATTCCGACATTTTTGGCAATTTACCCTTGCAATACGTAATTTTCGGACATATTGGCAATAGCCATCTCCACGCAAATATTTTTTGCCAAAATGAGGAAGAATACGCACTTGCACTACAAATTTACGATAAGTGCATAGACAAAACGCTCGCACTTTCGGGGACAGTATCGGCTGAGCACGGAATCGGGAAGCTCAAGAAAAAGTATTTACGAAAAATGTACGGCGATAAAACCGTTGACGATATGATTGAAATTAAAAAGTATTTCGACCCTAAATTATTATTCGGAATCGGAACTATGTTTGATATTAATAAGATATAA